A DNA window from Rhizobium acidisoli contains the following coding sequences:
- a CDS encoding substrate-binding domain-containing protein gives MTQNALRFSNAGRMALLAGSCLCIAGVAQAADPLVKACAKDGEFVVGFSQANNAEPYRQHVNDELEAAAKAVPQFTLQIADGAGNVNTQTSQVDNFITQKVDLLLISPFEAAPLTPAVKRAMDAGIPVIELDRKTNGEAGKDYTAFIGGDNYKIALAAGEYTSKTLLPDGGEAAVLEGLPSSTPAVERLNGFKDGVKANSKIQIVAEQAADWLPDKAQTAFAAMLQAHPDIKMVYASNDMMAAGALLAAKGAGKSVKIIGTDGLPGPAGGIEAVAKGDWSATFTYPTGAKEAIDMAKSILLDCASSVEPTVTVDTTAITPENAKQMMGK, from the coding sequence ATGACACAGAATGCACTTCGATTTTCGAATGCCGGGCGCATGGCACTTCTCGCCGGTTCATGCCTTTGTATTGCCGGCGTGGCCCAGGCTGCCGATCCGCTTGTGAAGGCTTGTGCCAAAGATGGCGAATTCGTTGTCGGCTTCTCGCAGGCAAACAACGCGGAGCCCTACCGCCAGCACGTCAACGATGAACTGGAAGCAGCCGCCAAGGCAGTCCCGCAATTCACACTGCAGATTGCCGACGGGGCAGGCAACGTCAACACTCAGACGTCACAGGTCGACAATTTCATTACCCAAAAGGTCGACCTTCTGTTGATCTCGCCTTTCGAGGCGGCTCCGCTTACACCCGCCGTCAAGCGGGCAATGGACGCAGGTATCCCGGTCATCGAACTCGATCGCAAGACGAACGGTGAAGCAGGCAAGGATTACACAGCTTTCATCGGAGGTGATAACTACAAGATTGCTCTGGCAGCCGGCGAATATACCAGCAAGACACTTCTTCCGGATGGCGGCGAGGCTGCCGTGCTGGAGGGGTTGCCGAGTTCGACACCCGCAGTCGAGCGGCTTAATGGCTTCAAAGATGGCGTGAAGGCCAATTCGAAAATCCAGATCGTCGCAGAACAGGCGGCCGACTGGCTGCCGGATAAAGCACAAACGGCGTTCGCCGCCATGCTGCAGGCTCATCCGGATATCAAGATGGTCTATGCCAGCAATGACATGATGGCGGCGGGTGCTCTGCTTGCTGCCAAAGGTGCCGGTAAAAGCGTGAAGATCATCGGCACCGATGGCTTGCCTGGGCCTGCCGGGGGAATTGAAGCGGTCGCAAAGGGCGATTGGTCCGCGACCTTTACCTATCCTACCGGAGCGAAGGAGGCGATCGACATGGCAAAGTCGATATTGCTGGACTGCGCATCGTCTGTTGAGCCAACGGTAACAGTCGATACCACAGCCATCACGCCCGAAAACGCCAAGCAGATGATGGGCAAGTAA